A genome region from Arachis duranensis cultivar V14167 chromosome 6, aradu.V14167.gnm2.J7QH, whole genome shotgun sequence includes the following:
- the LOC107493837 gene encoding uncharacterized protein LOC107493837, with product MDPDYVLNEGEDSGLIEVEVDAESEPSTEEDRFDDSADDGEHEDYFGFDVEDGVDGGQSNAFGGFNGPLNQEGTTDKGAEDNEAAGEMDEEIGDISDGYETEDIDSYEGDSDDMIKKKRFFKYDEAEMCREYEFKVGLEFKTLSQFKDAIKKHVLLNGRDVRYKKNDKLRIKTLKGKHTCGRSYSGRLASSEWVSKEIVNNISRGEDMRLATIIQTIQDKYMANVSVGKAYWARRKAREEVHGRAILQYAKLRKHCVEILRVNPGSKLTIVVDRPSLTHQP from the exons ATGGATCCAGATTATGTCCTAAATGAAGGCGAAGATAGTGGACTGATAGAAGTAGAAGTCGATGCTGAGTCAGAACCCTCTACTGAGGAGGATAGGTTTGATGACAGTGCTGATGATGGTGAACATGAGGATTACTTTGGGTTCGATGTAGAGGATGGTGTTGATGGTGGACAATCAAATGCGTTTGGTGGGTTCAATGGCCCGCTAAATCAAGAAGGCACAACAGATAAGGGTGCTGAGGATAATGAAGCTGCTGGAGAGATGGATGAAGAAATTGGAGACATTTCGGATGGTTATGAAACTGAAGACATAGATAGTTACGAGGGAGATTCTGATGACATGATTAagaaaaaaaggttttttaagtATGATGAGGCAGAAATGTGTAGAGAATATGAGTTTAAAGTTGGGTTGGAGTTCAAAACACTGTCCCAGTTTAAAGATGCAATTAAGAAGCATGTCTTATTGAATGGGAGAGACGTTAGGTACAAGAAGAACGACAAGTTGAG GATAAAAACCTTGAAGGGCAAGCATACCTGTGGGAGAAGTTATAGTGGTAGGCTTGCTTCTAGTGAGTGGGTATCAAAAGAGATTGTCAACAACATTAGTCGTGGAGAAGATATGCGGCTGGCCACTATTATTCAAACAATTCAGGACAAGTATATGGCAAATGTTAGTGTTGGAAAGGCTTACTGGGCAAGGAGAAAAGCAAGGGAAGAAGTACATGGAAGGGCCATACTACAATATGCCAAATTGAGGAAACATTGTGTTGAGATATTAAGAGTAAATCCGGGGTCCAAGCTTACTATTGTTGTGGATAGGCCATCTTTAACACACCAACCGTGA